From the Cryptomeria japonica chromosome 2, Sugi_1.0, whole genome shotgun sequence genome, one window contains:
- the LOC131052333 gene encoding uncharacterized protein LOC131052333 gives MAETASELRKQILLKHGEQKASTSYDEERSIPVKEQLGENLHDGLSFGQFMLAGSVAGMVEHMAMFPVDTLKTRMQMLASAGGSYHSGVGKSFLSIVRKEGPFGLYRGIGAMGLGAGPAHAVYFSVYEVCKEKLGGNKPGHHPLAHAASGVIATTASDAVLTPMDVVKQRLQLRSSPYRGVMDCITRIFREEGIRAFYVSYRTTVVMNAPFTAVHFATYEAMKKVLSGISPESASEENLLVHIMAGGTAGALASAITTPFDVVKTRLQCQGVCGADKFTSSSIGNVVQTIVSKEGPTALLRGLKPRMLFHAPAAAICWSTYEASKNFLHHWSAHSSS, from the exons ATGGCAGAAACAGCATCAGAGCTGAGGAAGCAGATTTTACTTAAGCACGGTGAACAGAAAGCTTCAACGAGCTATGATGAGGAGAGGTCCATCCCAGTAAAGGAACAGTTGGGAGAAAATTTGCATGATGGACTGAGTTTTGGTCAATTCATGTTGGCAGGATCTGTTGCTGGAATGGTTGAACATATGGCTATGTTTCCAGTTGACACTTTGAAAACACGCATGCAGATGTTGGCAAGTGCAGGTGGCTCTTACCATTCAGGCGTGGGGAAATCCTTTTTGTCAATTGTGAGAAAAGAAGGACCCTTTGGTCTTTACAGAGGTATAGGAGCAATGGGCTTGGGAGCAGGACCGGCTCATGCTGTATATTTTTCAGTATATGAGGTATGCAAAGAAAAGCTCGGAGGCAATAAACCTGGACACCATCCTTTGGCACATGCAGCATCTGGGGTAATTGCCACAACTGCAAGTGATGCAGTCTTAACACCTATGGATGTGGTTAAGCAAAGGTTACAACTCAGGAGCAGTCCATATAGAGGAGTTATGGATTGCATTACCAGAATTTTTAGGGAGGAAGGAATAAGGGCTTTTTATGTTTCGTATAGGACTACAGTAGTCATGAATGCCCCCTTCACTGCCGTGCATTTTGCAACTTATGAGGCAATGAAGAAAGTTTTAAGTGGAATATCACCAGAGAGTGCAAGTGAGGAGAATCTTCTTGTTCACATAATGGCAGGAGGGACAGCTGGAGCTTTAGCAAGTGCTATAACAACACCCTTTGATGTAGTCAAAACTCGGTTGCAGTGTCAG ggtgtATGTGGAGCAGACAAATTTACGAGTAGTTCAATTGGCAATGTTGTACAGACAATAGTGTCAAAAGAGGGACCTACAGCTTTATTAAGAGGGTTGAAACCTAGGATGTTGTTTCATGCACCTGCAGCAGCCATTTGTTGGTCTACTTATGAAGCGAGCAAAAATTTTTTACATCATTGGAGTGCACATTCATCAAGTTAA